A window of Rhododendron vialii isolate Sample 1 chromosome 11a, ASM3025357v1 contains these coding sequences:
- the LOC131307123 gene encoding lectin 6-like, whose protein sequence is MAIFNFRILLFSLSISFCILFPQTTSLTFNLTNLGDRDQKANIKTFGDAYISTQGLQLTSNLQQQAGKGTYKESLHLWDKSTGKLTDFDTHFTFVVDSDGLPNFADGLAFFLAPDGSMSTAGGAFGLPIDPVTIVATSPFVAVEFDTFQNGWDPVGISPVTHVGIDVNSLTSNVTAVWYGNITRGTENEAWIKYDSSSYKLSVVFTGSVNNSRVEDTIHLIVDLRDYLPEWVTIGFSASTGALVEKHTQHRKTMALETFAQLAIPRFDGHFDHWSMLMENFLRSKEYWTVVVSGVAEPAEGVVSTDAQKAELEGLKLNDLKAKNYLFQAIDRSILETILCKDSAKHI, encoded by the exons ATGGCCATCTTCAACTTCCGAatccttcttttttctctctccatatccTTCTGCATTCTATTTCCTCAAACAACTTCACTCACCTTCAACCTGACAAACTTAGGCGATCGAGATCAAAAGGCTAACATAAAAACGTTCGGAGATGCCTATATCTCAACCCAAGGCCTCCAACTCACCTCCAATCTGCAGCAACAAGCCGGTAAAGGAACTTACAAAGAATCCCTTCACCTCTGGGATAAGTCCACTGGAAAGTTAACAGATTTCGATACCCATTTCACTTTCGTGGTTGATTCAGACGGGCTTCCCAATTTCGCCGATGGTCTCGCCTTCTTTCTCGCTCCAGATGGGTCGATGTCCACGGCTGGTGGTGCATTTGGCCTCCCAATTGACCCGGTCACGATAGTAGCCACTAGCCCTTTTGTTGCCGTGGAGTTTGATACGTTTCAGAATGGTTGGGACCCGGTTGGTATCAGCCCGGTTACTCATGTAGGTATCGATGTCAACTCGCTAACATCAAACGTTACTgctgtttggtacggtaacatAACTCGTGGGACAGAGAACGAGGCTTGGATTAAGTATGATTCGAGCTCATACAAATTGAGTGTAGTTTTTACTGGTTCTGTTAATAATTCCAGAGTGGAAGATACCATTCATTTGATTGTTGATCTGAGGGATTACTTACCTGAATGGGTAACAATTGGGTTCTCGGCTTCAACAGGGGCGCTGGTTGAGAAACATACT CAGCATAGGAAAACGATGGCTTTAGAAACTTTTGCGCAGCTAGCCATTCCACGCTTTGATGGTCACTTTGATCATTGGAGCATGCTCATGGAGAACTTCTTAAGGTCCAAAGAATACTGGACGGTGGTTGTTTCTGGAGTAGCAGAACCAGCCGAAGGTGTTGTGTCGACAGATGCACAAAAGGCGGAGCTTGAAGGGCTAAAGTTGAACGATCTCAAAGCAAAGAATTATCTCTTCCAAGCTATTGATCGCTCAATCTTGGAAACCATTCTTTGCAAGGACAGCGCCAAGCATATTTGA
- the LOC131307124 gene encoding uncharacterized protein LOC131307124, with protein sequence MEQCVVHRDIKVEQRDAGLKLQCYNLAALWIYWSSIFILPAKTMKEIESLLSSFLWKGLELKSSGAKVAWAAVCVPKKEGGLGFKRLIEWNKASILRHLWAIYKKEDIPWLDNWHSLGPLYLKFVSLNVKVSSIAHNGRWRWPSSRNVVVKEIMENIAPDLVPHEDIVDLVIWTLSTARTYSNKSAWEALRSKAPDVGWWPMVWYKKHVPRWSFILWLAILGRLSTKDRLHNWGIINDSYCVLCRSGVESHSHLFSIALSISSSVWLRVRTCCGLPAHAWDLNSEAQWGSLYGKGGSMRVTLFKPCLAASVYYLWKEWNGRICLQVGHKSIGVEKLILDEVKSCASSWKHEL encoded by the exons atggaacaatgcGTTGTTCATAGGGACATAAAAGTCGAGCAACGTGATGCTGGACTCAAATTGCAATGCTATAATTTGGCGGCTTTGTGG ATTTATTGGTCTTCCATCTTCATTCTTCCTGCGAAAACTATGAAGGAAATTGAAAGTCTTCttagttcttttctttggaAAGGATTGGAGTTGAAATCCTCGGGAGCTAAGGTTGCTTGGGCTGCTGTCTGTGTTCCTAAAAAGGAAGGAGGTTTGGGTTTCAAGAGGCTCATTGAATGGAACAAGGCTTCAATATTAAGACACTTGTGGGCTATTTACAAAAAGGAGGATATCCCATGG CTGGATAATTGGCATTCCCTTGGCCCTTTGTATCTTAAGTTTGTATCCCTTAATGTGAAAGTGAGCTCTATAGCTCATAATGGGAGATGGAGGTGGCCTAGTAGCAGGAATGTTGTGGTTAAAGAAATCATGGAGAATATTGCTCCTGATTTGGTTCCTCATGAAGATATAGTAGATTTAGTTATTTGGACTTTGTCTACTGCTCGTACCTATTCTAATAAGTCAGCTTGGGAAGCCCTACGTTCCAAAGCCCCTGATGTTGGTTGGTGGCCCATGGTTTGGTATAAAAAACATGTCCCAAGGTGGTCCTTTATTTTATGGCTAGCTATTCTTGGGAGACTCTCTACCAAGGATAGGTTGCATAATTGGGGGATTATAAATGATAGTTATTGTGTGCTGTGCCGTAGCGGAGTGGAATCACATTCCCACTTGTTTTCGATTGCCCTTTCGATCTCTTCTTCTGTTTGGTTACGGGTCAGAACTTGTTGTGGCCTTCCAGCCCATGCTTGGGATCTTAATTCTGAAGCTCAGTGGGGTTCTTTATATGGCAAGGGAGGTTCTATGAGGGTCACCCTGTTTAAACCATGTCTAGCAGCTTCTGTTTACTATCTTTGGAAGGAATGGAATGGTCGGATTTGTCTTCAAGTGGGTCATAAATCTATTGGAGTTGAGAAGTTAATTCTGGATGAGGTTAAGAGTTGTGCTAGTTCCTGGAAACATgagctctaa
- the LOC131308401 gene encoding L-type lectin-domain containing receptor kinase IX.1-like — MAIFNFKILLYSLSISFFCILFPQTTSLNFSLPDLSLQDQNVNLTLSPRAYRSTRGLEVTPNTLDANLQLEAGKVTYKQSLYLWDNSTRNLTDFSTHFVFVIDSQKSSHFGDGLAFFLAPEGSNFTPGGAIGLPIDPVTRIKTSPFVAVEFDTYGNVDDWDGWDPINVGRAPHVGIDVNSLTSNVTAVWKFNITNGTENEAWIRYDSSSYNLSVVFTNNNSKVNDTIHFTVDLREYLPDWVTIGFSASTGENIETHTIKSWEFSSSLEINETDKTVTVNTGNKNVTDPVKLGSKKISLGAVVGLVVGSAVLVGGFVLVGFGFWRRSGAKEEDEFEVEMSMENEFESGSGPKKFSYGQLSRATNNFEEGQKLGEGGFGGVYRGFLRESNSYIAVKRISKGSKQGIKEFATEVKIISRLRHRNLVQLIGWCHEKKELLLVYEFMENGSLDFHLFKGKSLLTWGTRYKIAQGLASALLYLHEEWEQCVVHRDVKSSNVMLDSNFNAKLGDFGLARFVDHEKQPETTLLAGTMGYLAPECVVTSKASKESDVYSFGIVALEIACGRKPLDSKVPESQMRLVEWVWDLYGMGRLFEAVDAKLGSDFDEQETERLMIVGLWCAHPDHNFRPKIRQAIHVLNFEAPMPTLPPKLPVLSFFPLPLSTTTNSSNISQNQYSSYTYNTDSSKFTSSSTASSPSISLLNKELDS; from the coding sequence ATGGCTATCTTCAACTTCAAAATCCTGCTAtattctctctccatatctttCTTCTGCATTCTATTTCCTCAAACAACTTCACTCAACTTCAGCTTGCCCGACTTATCGCTTCAAGATCAAAATGTCAACCTAACTCTATCCCCAAGGGCCTATAGGTCGACCCGAGGCCTAGAAGTCACCCCCAACACACTCGACGCCAATTTGCAGTTAGAAGCTGGTAAAGTAACTTACAAACAATCCCTTTACCTTTGGGATAATTCCACTCGAAATTTAACAGATTTCTCCACCCATTTCGTTTTTGTGATTGATTCGCAAAAGAGTTCCCACTTCGGCGATGGCCTCGCCTTCTTTCTCGCTCCCGAAGGGTCAAATTTCACACCTGGTGGTGCAATAGGCCtcccaattgacccagttacAAGGATCAAAACCAGCCCCTTTGTTGCTGTGGAGTTTGATACGTACGGGAATGTTGACGATTGGGACGGTTGGGACCCGATCAATGTCGGCCGGGCTCCTCATGTAGGTATTGATGTCAATTCTCTTACATCAAATGTTACTGCTGTTTGGAAATTTAATATAACTAATGGGACTGAGAATGAGGCTTGGATTAGGTATGATTCAAGTTCATACAATTTAAGTGTAGTTTTTACTAACAATAATTCCAAAGTTAATGATACCATTCATTTCACTGTTGATCTGAGGGAATACTTACCcgattgggtaacaattggGTTCTCAGCTTCAACAGGTGAAAATATTGAGACACATACTATAAAATCATGGGAATTTAGTTCAAGTTTGGAAATTAATGAGACCGACAAAACTGTTACAGTAAATACAGGAAACAAGAATGTTACAGATCCAGTGAAACTAGGATCGAAAAAAATCTCCCTTGGAGCTGTGGTGGGATTGGTTGTCGGTTCGGCTGTTTTAGTTGgagggtttgttttggttggatttggctTTTGGAGGAGAAGTGGAGCAAAAGAAGAGGATGAGTTTGAAGTTGAGATGTCCATGGAAAACGAATTTGAGTCTGGTAGTGGGCCGAAGAAATTTTCCTATGGCCAATTATCTCGGGCGACAAATAACTTTGAGGAGGGACAAAAGCTTGGAGAGGGAGGGTTCGGTGGAGTTTATAGAGGTTTCTTGAGGGAATCGAATTCTTATATTGCTGTCAAGAGGATATCAAAAGGGTCAAAGCAAGGGATAAAGGAGTTTGCAACGGAAGTGAAGATCATTAGCCGGTTGAGGCATAGGAATTTGGTGCAACTCATCGGTTGGTGCCACGAAAAGAAAGAACTACTCCTCGTTTATGAGTTCATGGAAAATGGCAGCCTAGATTTCCATCTCTTCAAAGGGAAAAGCCTGTTGACATGGGGAACAAGGTATAAAATCGCCCAAGGTTTGGCCTCAGCGTTGCTCTATCTACATGAAGAATGGGAGCAATGTGTTGTGCATAGAGATGTAAAATCAAGCAATGTGATGTTGGACTCGAACTTCAATGCCAAATTGGGAGATTTTGGGTTAGCTAGATTTGTCGATCACGAGAAACAGCCCGAAACAACTCTTTTGGCGGGGACCATGGGGTACTTGGCACCGGAATGTGTGGTAACAAGTAAAGCTAGTAAGGAATCAGATGTCTACAGCTTTGGTATCGTGGCATTGGAAATAGCTTGCGGGAGAAAACCACTTGATTCGAAGGTGCCAGAGTCTCAAATGAGACTGGTGGAATGGGTTTGGGACCTCTATGGAATGGGAAGGTTATTCGAAGCAGTGGACGCAAAACTAGGCTCGGATTTTGATGAGCAAGAAACAGAACGTTTGATGATTGTTGGTCTTTGGTGTGCTCACCCGGATCACAATTTCCGGCCTAAAATCAGACAGGCAATTCATGTGCTTAATTTTGAAGCTCCAATGCCCACTCTCCCACCAAAACTACCCGTGCTAtcattttttcctcttccaTTGAGCACTACCACCAATAGTTCTAACATCAGCCAAAACCAATATTCAAGCTATACTTACAACACAGATTCTTCTAAGTTCACCTCATCTTCTACTGCTTCATCTCCATCTATATCACTTTTGAATAAAGAGTTAGATTCTTGA